From the genome of Phyllostomus discolor isolate MPI-MPIP mPhyDis1 chromosome 12, mPhyDis1.pri.v3, whole genome shotgun sequence, one region includes:
- the LOC114510901 gene encoding zinc finger protein 211-like isoform X2 has product MLENFALISSLGCCCGAEDVEAPSEQKSKNPKAALSSQKSHPCERCGPVLRDIFLLVDQQGIQHSSTLLQCGACAKPFYFSAQSHQQQEQDTTQNGFISSVDSVSLGKSCNSHMTWNPCTSSQVGKDFTITSGHLEQQDTHTMNRANKISQSGMTCQKSGLTSTKYYDNPGECKEAFGFDDTFVEDKNVITGGQCFVCCECGKSFTNISDLHSHQRVHIPERPYECSECGKSYTWSSALRRHQRDHIGERPYECGECGKSFPISSALRNHQRVHSGERPYECSECGKSYTSSSDLHRHQRVHTGERPYECSECGKSFTRSSNLHKHHRVHTGERPYECSECGKSYTRSSALRNHHRLHTGERPYECGECGKSFTISSVLRNHQRVHTGERPYECSECGKSFTWSSALFNHQRVHTGERPYECSDCSKSFPSSSLLRYHQRVHSGERPYECGECGKSFSSNFALRCHQRVHTGEKPYECSECKKCFRQSSALFQHYRVHSAEKPV; this is encoded by the exons aactttgCTCTTATATCTTCGCTGG GTTGCTGCTGTGGAGCAGAGGATGTGGAGGCACCCAGTGAACAAAAGTCGAAGAATCCAAAGGCAGCTTTGTCTTCCCAGAAGAGCCACCCCTGTGAGAGATGTGGGCCGGTCTTGAGAGACATTTTCCTTCTGGTTGACCAGCAGGGAATACAACACAGCTCGACCCTGCTGcagtgtggggcatgtgcaaaaccattttatttcagtGCACAGAGTCACCAGCAGCAGGAACAGGACACAACACAGAATGGTTTCATAAGCAGTGTGGACAGTGTCTCACTTGGAAAGAGCTGCAATTCCCATATGACATGGAATCCTTGTACCTCCAGCCAGGTTGGAAAAGACTTCACCATCACCTCAGGACATCTTGAGCAACAGGATACTCACACCATGAACAGGGCAAACAAAATCTCTCAGTCTGGAATGACTTGTCAAAAGTCTGGACTGACAAGTACAAAATACTATGATAACCCAGGAGAATGCAAGGAAGCTTTTGGCTTTGATGACACATTTGTTGAAGATAAGAATGTCATTACAGGAGGACAGTGCTTTGTGTGttgtgaatgtgggaaatcttttaccaaTATCTCTGACCTCCAtagccatcagagagttcacattccagaaaggccttatgagtgcagtgaatgtgggaaatcttataCCTGGAGCTCTGCCCTCCGTAGACATCAGAGAGATCACattggagaaaggccttatgaatgTGGTGAATGTGGTAAATCTTTTCCCATAAGCTCTGCTCTTCGtaatcatcagagagttcacagtggagaaaggccttatgagtgtagTGAATGTGGTAAATCTTATACTAGTAGTTCTGACCTCCACAgacatcagagagttcacactggagaaaggccttatgagtgcagtgaatgtgggaaatcatTTACCAGGAGCTCTAACCTTCATAAGCATcacagagttcacactggagaaaggccttatgagtgcagtgaatgtggaaaatcaTATACCAGGAGCTCTGCCCTTCGTAACCATCACAgacttcacactggagaaagaccttatgagtgtggtgaatgtgggaaatcttttaccatTAGCTCTGTTCTTCGtaatcatcagagagttcacactggggaaaggccttatgagtgcagtgagtGTGGAAAATCTTTTACTTGGAGCTCTGCCCTTTTTAaccatcagagagttcacactggagaaaggccttacgAGTGCAGCGATTGTTCAAAATCATTTCCCAGTAGCTCTCTTCTTCGttatcatcagagagttcactctggagaaaggccttacgagtgtggtgaatgtgggaaatctttttcTAGTAACTTTGCCCTTCGctgtcatcagagagttcacactggagaaaagccttatgaatgcagtgaatgtAAGAAATGTTTTAGACAAAGCTCTGCCCTTTTTCAGCACTATAGGGTTCATTCGGCAGAGAAACCTGTATGA
- the LOC114510901 gene encoding zinc finger protein 211-like isoform X1, with product MSSVEGARVPATSVEVRESDAARVSGARAGTGTPTTATPPWPAAPALLRPRSPAAAAERRRPAEDVVTFEDVTVYFSRTEWRLLDEAQRLLYLDVMLENFALISSLGCCCGAEDVEAPSEQKSKNPKAALSSQKSHPCERCGPVLRDIFLLVDQQGIQHSSTLLQCGACAKPFYFSAQSHQQQEQDTTQNGFISSVDSVSLGKSCNSHMTWNPCTSSQVGKDFTITSGHLEQQDTHTMNRANKISQSGMTCQKSGLTSTKYYDNPGECKEAFGFDDTFVEDKNVITGGQCFVCCECGKSFTNISDLHSHQRVHIPERPYECSECGKSYTWSSALRRHQRDHIGERPYECGECGKSFPISSALRNHQRVHSGERPYECSECGKSYTSSSDLHRHQRVHTGERPYECSECGKSFTRSSNLHKHHRVHTGERPYECSECGKSYTRSSALRNHHRLHTGERPYECGECGKSFTISSVLRNHQRVHTGERPYECSECGKSFTWSSALFNHQRVHTGERPYECSDCSKSFPSSSLLRYHQRVHSGERPYECGECGKSFSSNFALRCHQRVHTGEKPYECSECKKCFRQSSALFQHYRVHSAEKPV from the exons ATGTCGAGCGTGGAAGGTGCCAGAGTGCCGGCCACCTCAGTAGAGGTGAGGGAGAGCGACGCTGCTCGCGTGTCTGGTGCCAGGGCTGGGACAGGCACTCCAACAACAGCGACACCCCCGTGGCCCGCCGCTCCCGCCCTGCTCCGCCCACGGAGTCCAGCGGCGGCCGCGGAGCGGAGGCGCCCCGCTGAG GATGTTGTGACCTTTGAGGATGTCACGGTGTATTTCTCCAGGACAGAATGGCGCCTCCTTGATGAAGCTCAGAGACTCCTGTACCTtgatgtgatgctggagaactttgCTCTTATATCTTCGCTGG GTTGCTGCTGTGGAGCAGAGGATGTGGAGGCACCCAGTGAACAAAAGTCGAAGAATCCAAAGGCAGCTTTGTCTTCCCAGAAGAGCCACCCCTGTGAGAGATGTGGGCCGGTCTTGAGAGACATTTTCCTTCTGGTTGACCAGCAGGGAATACAACACAGCTCGACCCTGCTGcagtgtggggcatgtgcaaaaccattttatttcagtGCACAGAGTCACCAGCAGCAGGAACAGGACACAACACAGAATGGTTTCATAAGCAGTGTGGACAGTGTCTCACTTGGAAAGAGCTGCAATTCCCATATGACATGGAATCCTTGTACCTCCAGCCAGGTTGGAAAAGACTTCACCATCACCTCAGGACATCTTGAGCAACAGGATACTCACACCATGAACAGGGCAAACAAAATCTCTCAGTCTGGAATGACTTGTCAAAAGTCTGGACTGACAAGTACAAAATACTATGATAACCCAGGAGAATGCAAGGAAGCTTTTGGCTTTGATGACACATTTGTTGAAGATAAGAATGTCATTACAGGAGGACAGTGCTTTGTGTGttgtgaatgtgggaaatcttttaccaaTATCTCTGACCTCCAtagccatcagagagttcacattccagaaaggccttatgagtgcagtgaatgtgggaaatcttataCCTGGAGCTCTGCCCTCCGTAGACATCAGAGAGATCACattggagaaaggccttatgaatgTGGTGAATGTGGTAAATCTTTTCCCATAAGCTCTGCTCTTCGtaatcatcagagagttcacagtggagaaaggccttatgagtgtagTGAATGTGGTAAATCTTATACTAGTAGTTCTGACCTCCACAgacatcagagagttcacactggagaaaggccttatgagtgcagtgaatgtgggaaatcatTTACCAGGAGCTCTAACCTTCATAAGCATcacagagttcacactggagaaaggccttatgagtgcagtgaatgtggaaaatcaTATACCAGGAGCTCTGCCCTTCGTAACCATCACAgacttcacactggagaaagaccttatgagtgtggtgaatgtgggaaatcttttaccatTAGCTCTGTTCTTCGtaatcatcagagagttcacactggggaaaggccttatgagtgcagtgagtGTGGAAAATCTTTTACTTGGAGCTCTGCCCTTTTTAaccatcagagagttcacactggagaaaggccttacgAGTGCAGCGATTGTTCAAAATCATTTCCCAGTAGCTCTCTTCTTCGttatcatcagagagttcactctggagaaaggccttacgagtgtggtgaatgtgggaaatctttttcTAGTAACTTTGCCCTTCGctgtcatcagagagttcacactggagaaaagccttatgaatgcagtgaatgtAAGAAATGTTTTAGACAAAGCTCTGCCCTTTTTCAGCACTATAGGGTTCATTCGGCAGAGAAACCTGTATGA
- the LOC114510901 gene encoding zinc finger protein 211-like isoform X3 — protein sequence MLQNFGLIYSLGCCCGAEDVEAPSEQKSKNPKAALSSQKSHPCERCGPVLRDIFLLVDQQGIQHSSTLLQCGACAKPFYFSAQSHQQQEQDTTQNGFISSVDSVSLGKSCNSHMTWNPCTSSQVGKDFTITSGHLEQQDTHTMNRANKISQSGMTCQKSGLTSTKYYDNPGECKEAFGFDDTFVEDKNVITGGQCFVCCECGKSFTNISDLHSHQRVHIPERPYECSECGKSYTWSSALRRHQRDHIGERPYECGECGKSFPISSALRNHQRVHSGERPYECSECGKSYTSSSDLHRHQRVHTGERPYECSECGKSFTRSSNLHKHHRVHTGERPYECSECGKSYTRSSALRNHHRLHTGERPYECGECGKSFTISSVLRNHQRVHTGERPYECSECGKSFTWSSALFNHQRVHTGERPYECSDCSKSFPSSSLLRYHQRVHSGERPYECGECGKSFSSNFALRCHQRVHTGEKPYECSECKKCFRQSSALFQHYRVHSAEKPV from the coding sequence GTTGCTGCTGTGGAGCAGAGGATGTGGAGGCACCCAGTGAACAAAAGTCGAAGAATCCAAAGGCAGCTTTGTCTTCCCAGAAGAGCCACCCCTGTGAGAGATGTGGGCCGGTCTTGAGAGACATTTTCCTTCTGGTTGACCAGCAGGGAATACAACACAGCTCGACCCTGCTGcagtgtggggcatgtgcaaaaccattttatttcagtGCACAGAGTCACCAGCAGCAGGAACAGGACACAACACAGAATGGTTTCATAAGCAGTGTGGACAGTGTCTCACTTGGAAAGAGCTGCAATTCCCATATGACATGGAATCCTTGTACCTCCAGCCAGGTTGGAAAAGACTTCACCATCACCTCAGGACATCTTGAGCAACAGGATACTCACACCATGAACAGGGCAAACAAAATCTCTCAGTCTGGAATGACTTGTCAAAAGTCTGGACTGACAAGTACAAAATACTATGATAACCCAGGAGAATGCAAGGAAGCTTTTGGCTTTGATGACACATTTGTTGAAGATAAGAATGTCATTACAGGAGGACAGTGCTTTGTGTGttgtgaatgtgggaaatcttttaccaaTATCTCTGACCTCCAtagccatcagagagttcacattccagaaaggccttatgagtgcagtgaatgtgggaaatcttataCCTGGAGCTCTGCCCTCCGTAGACATCAGAGAGATCACattggagaaaggccttatgaatgTGGTGAATGTGGTAAATCTTTTCCCATAAGCTCTGCTCTTCGtaatcatcagagagttcacagtggagaaaggccttatgagtgtagTGAATGTGGTAAATCTTATACTAGTAGTTCTGACCTCCACAgacatcagagagttcacactggagaaaggccttatgagtgcagtgaatgtgggaaatcatTTACCAGGAGCTCTAACCTTCATAAGCATcacagagttcacactggagaaaggccttatgagtgcagtgaatgtggaaaatcaTATACCAGGAGCTCTGCCCTTCGTAACCATCACAgacttcacactggagaaagaccttatgagtgtggtgaatgtgggaaatcttttaccatTAGCTCTGTTCTTCGtaatcatcagagagttcacactggggaaaggccttatgagtgcagtgagtGTGGAAAATCTTTTACTTGGAGCTCTGCCCTTTTTAaccatcagagagttcacactggagaaaggccttacgAGTGCAGCGATTGTTCAAAATCATTTCCCAGTAGCTCTCTTCTTCGttatcatcagagagttcactctggagaaaggccttacgagtgtggtgaatgtgggaaatctttttcTAGTAACTTTGCCCTTCGctgtcatcagagagttcacactggagaaaagccttatgaatgcagtgaatgtAAGAAATGTTTTAGACAAAGCTCTGCCCTTTTTCAGCACTATAGGGTTCATTCGGCAGAGAAACCTGTATGA